GGTTGTTTTCATCGAACCTGcgacacacagagaaaaaagctGTCGACAGATTTCTACACCTGTAGGTGATGGTGGTGACGGCGCCGTGGCGACGAACACACCTGTGTCTGGCGACCACCGCGGGTCACCTGGAACCTGTCTAACAGCGAGGGAGGCTCATAACGACAGAAAGCGTACAAGCTTCCTGCCTTCAACCAGCTCTCAAGTATACTGTCAGGTGAGTCAGGTGTGAGTTACCTGTGCCAGGCAGGGTCCCACATAGGCCCGTCAGAGAAGCGCTCCAGGTACTGGTCCCACTGAGCGAGCAGGTGGAACATGTCAGGTCGGACCAGAGGGACACTGACGCTGCGCTCCCAGCCGCTCTGATCCCTGCGGACGCCTCCACGAGTGTAGTTATACACAACACCTGCACACAGGTAGGAGGGGCTGATCATTGGCCACGGGTCATCGATCACATTGATTATTGATCATTGTTAGGCTGCAGGTTAATCAGAGCTGAAATCAGTCAGGTGCTGCGTGGGAGGATCACATCACGTCTGTCTGAGATGTTTAAACGTGTCTGACAGTTTGACTTCGGTGTCAGTCGGTAAACTCGCCGACTCACACTGACGCTCTGCACTCGCCTTCGTCCTTCCTGTCGCTGTGACCTCACTGACAGTTTCGCCTCTGAGCTTTGTTTGATGTCAGAAATGAGAAGTCCTGTTGTTTCAGACTCTGCGGGAGGTCGTCAGCGACTCTGCGATTATTGGATGATTACTTTGAACGTCTTTGACTGGATGAAATAAGGGATCTGGCAGGTTGGGGGCGTGGTCAGTGATCATGTAGTGTTCTATTGTGAGAGGATGGTGACTGTCTGCGAAAGTTTGATCTGAAGCTGAAACGACACCTTATCAAACCTCCACCTGTCTGCTCGCCTCCTTGCACCTGAGCCCACAATCACcaggtgacctctgacctcagagACCTACCTTTGGTGTTGGAGATGCCGGTGTGAAGATCAGCCGCCCCATCAAAGTCTCTGAGGATCAAACAGCAGGACATGCTGGTTAGAATGGTTACACTCCATTAGAGGTTGGATGGCTGGAAACTTTCTTCAACTAAATGAGGAGAAGACTGAAGTCCTTGTTTGTGCTCCTAAAAAATTTGTACCTAGTGTTATGGCAAACTTGGGTCCACTTGCTACATTTGCCAAAGCTTCTGTCAGGAACCTTGGTGTTACTATTGACACAGCTCTGACTTTGGACGCTCATGTTAAATCTCTGGTTCGCTCCTGTTTTTATCACTTGAGAAACATTGCTAAGCTGAGTCCCATTGTATCGCGCTCCGAATTAGAAATGGTCATTCATGCATTTGTTtcatctcgtctggattattgtaattctttgTTTACTTGTTTATGTAAAGCCTCTTTGGAGCATCTGCAGGTTGTTCAGAACGctgctgcaaagcttctgaGCAAGTCCTCCAAGTACTCCCATGTCACACCCCTGCTGATCCAGCTGCACTGGCTCTCTATTAAATTCAGAATCCACTTTAAGGTTTTGACCTTGactttcagggctctgcatgGACAAGCACCAACATATATCAGTGAACTTTTACATCCATACATtcccagcaggtccctgaggtcatgtgaccagGGCTTGCTGGTTGTCCAACACACGAGGCTGAAAACAAAAGGCGACAGAGCTTTTGTAACTGTGGAACTTTCTCCCTTTGAgcctgagatctgtggactcagtggttgcttttataaaacagctaaaaactcatctttttaaatttgctttggttgatttttatttttatgttttagcttctgtgaagcactttgtgatttttatcttgaaaggtgctatataaataaaatttaacttttactttacttactttacttactGGGTACACTAGTTTATACTAGTATTACCTGGTCCAGTATAATGACTGATTCAAACTGCTTCATGTTCCTTTGCGTCCACTGACTGTGTACCTGTCAGTATGCTCACCTGTGTGTAAACACCTGTGTACTTTCACCTGCGTGTGTGCTACCTGTCCAGGTTGTCGTGTGCAGGTGCGACCAGCAGGCAGCAGGAGGTCTTGTGCCCGTTGGTAAAGGGGGAGGGGAGGCTGACCGGTGCCTCCTGCAGTCTGCTCCCCCTCAGCTCCTCCCCGCAGCTCGGGCACTCCTCCGGCACAGAGAAGCAGAAGATCTCCTTCTGACAGTGAGTCAGACGGATCACGCTGCTCTCCATCGCCTCCTCCTCTCTCGTCTCCTCTTGTTCTGCTCCTCCGTTTCTCCTCTTCGACTTCtgccttcctcttcttctctccttctccttttcACCCAGTTGCTTGGTTACAGCCTATCAGATGACATCACTGTCTGGCCCCAGCCTATCGGGTTGTGGGTGCAGTCACAGAGATGGTCACGTGACCAGGCTCACCTGTCACTCCTTCCCCCCGAACAAGGCGACCTTTGGAGTGCGTGGGCAGTGTTGCCACAGAAACGGGACCTGGCCTGCAGACGGGTGTCGCTCTCAGCTGCAGTGCATTCTGGGAGTTAAATGTTCTGTAATCACAGGCCTGCTTTTATTTaaagagcacatttaaaaccacaaagtgctgcacaaaaacaaaacaaagagcacATCAACTCACACCGCTCCAAACGGAAAAAGAGACTTAAAAACAGGAAGCGAAGATGCCTGTCTCATATTTAAAGGCAACGTATTCCAAAGTTTGGGAGACACAGTTGAAAAAGTTCTCCTCCAAGTTCCAGCCTAGTTTTCGGGACAACCAAAagcagctggtcagctgatCTAAGGGCCGGCGAGAGAATATAAGGCTGAAGAACATCACAGAGGTATGGAGGAGCAGGACCGTTCATAAGCCAACGTTAGGACTTCTGTGATAAACAGGAAGCCGATGAAGAGAAGACAGGATGCTGTGTGCCATGAAGAGAcgggcagcagcattttgaacaagCTGAAGAAGTTACAGCAGGAAGTgccctacaaaaaaaaaagacagagaaacaTGAGAACAACTGTCATTATGTCCAGAGAGTAAGGAGAACAGACGGCTTTGGCTGCAGTTGTCACtgagctgtgattggctgagcacACAGGACACGCCTCAGTTTTTCCGTCTCACCTGTCAGAACCACCTGATCCACGAGCTTCGAAGTCAGATGAAGATGTGCATCTCACTGGAAATCAACCAATCACAGTTCACTTAGATGGAAAACGGAGGTTCCCGTTACTCTGACACAGTCAGAAGATCTGCTATGACATCATCAGATTTTATCATCACGCGCTCTTCTAAACTTTTGCGATGAGCTCTGTGAGCATTTGTGTTTCTTCCTCCTGGAAGCAGAAGCAGCTCTGCTTCAGGGCAGCTTCCTGTCCTGAGACTCTCTGATCGTCTCCTCCATGTTTTGGTTCTGCAGCAGACGAGCTTCATTTCCCTGATCTCCTCCATGACGACACGGCTGACCAGCCCGCCTCTCCGTTGGCACCAGTTGCTGCATGTGGGCCTCAATCTGCCAATCGCAGTGACttttactttccacaataaaacagacctttcagcttttattctgaagAGCTGGATGTAAATGTGCTCGTCAGCACTCGGCTCAGCTTCTGTAGTTTTAATGTGgctgtaaataaaacaggcacCACGGAAAGATTCAAGCATGTTTCAGAGCATGTCTGTGGGATCATACATACCAACCTCAGACTACTCATCATCAAACACACTGCTGCTCGTGCTCTATCTAACCTATTAGTATTAGGTGGGGGTGGGGTTGGGGGGGCACCGAGGCTCtcattagttcccagaacttaAAAAACCCCtgcaaactcgttgcctcaaaaaacgAAGTAAAGCTTACTGAAGTTAACGACATCGTGCTCGATGTTTCTGACTTTGCAGTACGAACTTTTACCCTCTGACAAACATTCCAACTTCTACTACATTAAAAAACTATTTGTGGTAACTTTTTTAATTTTGCTGACACACTAATTAAATGCAACTAAATCACATTATGTTtgatctctttttttaaaattacatttttattgaaaaaggACTTGCATTGATATTATTTAGTCAcagctcgtctcaccgctgtcGCTTATCGCTGGAACCAGCAGATCGGTTTCCTGAAACAGCTCGGTCGCGTACGCCAGCATTCTTGCAGTTATAGCAGAATTAAATCTGAACTCTTTACCACAAAATGGGCCTACTACTcggtgtatgtatgtatgtggttATGTCATCACCGCAGCTGCACTTTGTCTCACCTCTCACCTTCTCCCCAGACAAAGGCCAGCACATCCACAACTGAAACTGATGTGTAACATATTGAATAAATGTCTTACTTAAATGgtactacttaaaacttaatcaaagaaTGTAAACAAATAAGAGATCATAAAAATAACCTGATATACATGTCTTGTAAAGTGTGTTGCGATCCTTCCACAGCTCCAGTCAaactcacagtagattggctggTCATAACGCCAACCAAAAGTTTTTGACCCTCACTTGACCAAGGAGCGACAGCTCTTTCataagcacaaaatgcaattGTGTATAGATGAttataatcattttcataacagaaGTTCCAAAGGTTTCAAAGgttgccaatatgtttgctcctcctaatatagtctaaaagcaaccccaagcaaaacagattaaactttcacctataaatgattccctctaactaagtgtgtgtgtgtgtgtgtgtgtggttacgtgtgtgtctatgtgctaaCCACAATCGCACCCTATTTCACCTCGCCGACTAGCTCCTGGCCTCTccccagacagagagacagaagccgCTCTCGTGTATGTAATAACCGAACCGAAACTATGtatgtgtactctactgaataaatgttttaatcaagaaactctactaaaagcttaatcaaaagatataaaagtataaaagataatagcatcatcgaaactgctcctcagactaactttcactcagactctggtttcggtttcacttcctgcaaagcaggtaacttcaaaaacatgtaacttcctgtcttattttggcacagagttactcagcgttaggccttttctttcaccatgccgtctgcatataaacatttaagattctagattcaaaagcatttcgggttatagattcaactcagcagtttaaagtggttcttactggacctgtaataaaggtgATATGATACCagtatgtttgaacatctgaatgcaatatcaatattaattattaatgcaaTAGTAATATGGACAATAACAGTAAAATTATTTATCTAACCCTACACAGTGTATACGTAATGCAGCATGTTTCACTTATTTACATAAAGTACATTCAATACATATTATGAAGCAGAGGGTCGACCTGACATTATACAATACATGGGAGATCCAGCAATGGTCTCTCCAACATAATGAACTTGTTGAGTACCAATGAAAGTTACAAATCCTCCCCCAGTTCTCGTTTGTTATACCCATCCCTGATTCCAATTCCCATTTGGTCTTAATATTTTGGGTAGTATCCTTCCTTGCCTGAAGAAGCACATCATATAGTTTGGAGATTGGCTTTCTCAGAGAATCAACATATGCTAATTTAACTATCTTAAAAATTCCCGACTCAATTGAGTTTGGGTTTGGGACATTGCAATATTTGTTAAAATAATCCTGCATTTGAAGAAACCTGAAGAAATCTACTTGTCTTAAGCCATTTCTTATTTGTAAAGATTGGAAACTCTGTAGTGTCCCTTTATGTGTGAAGGAATGGAATGTTGTTAGTCCGCTCTCTATCCAAGACTGAAATCTTTTATCACTTTCATTTGGTTTAAAATCTGTATCGTAAGCACACCATCTAAATTCTTTTAGTATTTGATCAGTACCACATATTTTAATCAATTTATTCCATATTTTTAGAGTGTGGCTTATCCATGTTCCTCTACCTTCTAAACGGTCTGCCAATATTTTATCCACAATTGAGGCTTGTAGTTGAAATTTGGAGGTTGTATTAAATTCTATGGATTTCCACTTAGCTTTCACATCAGGGTTACAGCATTGCAGCAGAGTGATGACCTGAGATGCATAATAATAGTATTTTAAACATGGGAGCATTGCCCCACCTTTTGCCTTGCTTAACTGTAAAATACTAAATTTAATTCacgtttttttcccctgccaaACAAAACGCAAAATCCATTTGTCCCATTCCCCAAACTGTGTGACTCACTTCAACAGGTGAAGTTCTAAATAGACAGAGGAATCTTAGGACTATGTTCATTTTCACTGCTGATATCCTTGAATTTAAATTTAAGAAGGGCACCAGATTCCACCTATCTAAATCAGTTTTAATGGCCTGTGACAAGGGACCATAATTTATTGTAATAGATTAGAAATATTCTTAGTTAGAATTATTCCCAAGTATTTAAGTGTTTCAGCTTCCCAATTTATATTATAATTATCTCGTAAAGTTTTAGATGCCGTATAGTTTAGTGTCATTACCTGTGTTTTATTTAGACAGTTCTCCAAAGTCGGATAGAGAGGACATCAACTCCTCAAATCATTCTTCAGGTTCCCTCAAAAAGACCAAGACGTCATCTGCAAACATTGCAACTTTTTGTTCTTCCCCGGCAATTTGCGATACCTTTAATTTTAGTATTGTTTCTTATAAACTGACCAAGAGGCTCAATATAGAGTGCAAATAGAAGTGGTGAGACCGGACAGCCCTGCCTGGTCCCTCTTTCCAGAGTAAAAGATTCAGATAGATCTCCGTTGACTTTCACACAGGCCCTTGGTTTATCATAGAGGGATTGTGTTATTGAGATGAATTTATTGTGAAAACCAAAAGACTTCGATACCCTATAAAGAAAAAGCCATCTGACTGAGTCAAAGGCTTTCTCAGCGTCCAGTCCCACCAACACTGCCTGGACCCTATCTCTATTTATTTGTTCCATAACATGTTGTCCACTGTTTGCCTTTGTTGGATGAAACCACACTGGTCCAGGTCTATTATATCAGGTAAAATTTTTTCAAGTCTCCGTGCCAAGATTGCTGTAAATAGTTAATAATCCAAATTTAATACATTGATCGGTCGATAACTGCTACATTCTGTCCTATCTTTACCCTCCTTGGGAATGATGGAGATAACGGCTTCCTTCCACGAGGGGGGTAGTTGACCCTTTTGCATAACCCAGCTGAATGTTTTCAATAGGATAGGAAGCACTTCCTCTTTCAGGTTCCatcaatccatcaagcggtgcagctccgtagcttaccaaagtcatactaaaacattttttgacgtattgctgagcgctgtgtatcacataaaatcggttcgcggtcatcaagcacaaccagaattcatacaaaaggcgcgcagtcaacttttgagagaatgaaaggatttcaggccgtgcatgtcgttagcgtggctagctcgttaacatgttgacgccgtccagccccacgcacggggcgatgcgcagtaactcattaacggagatttgccgtgtccatcttgtcgctgcctgcaggtgaagcgatgggggaggagggggagttgtgttcagtgaaggagaggcgaggtggagtaacgttgcgtaaagacaaaagtggacgaaagagaggcaaacttgcagctccgcaactataattataacgtaacacagactatatcgatataaaggatattgtcacatcttatatctcgtataaaaatatatcgatatttttaaaaagctcgatttatcgcccagctctacctgCAGGTGACCGTCTTCACTGACTACACCacctgtgacggaggactcatctcacCTGATGCAAGGAAACAATCATATTCTTTAGAACACcaacttatttactttcttAAACGTTTTTCCTGTATTTGCTACAGAACAGACATCAGGTCAGACAATTGAGCTGCATTATCACACTATTACCAAACAATATTGCAAGTTTGATATACATACGATGCCATCCATCAATTTACTTCCACTCATCTGCAGCTGGGTTGTTGAAGCTggcagtctaagcagagaaccccacacctccctctccccagccacctcctccagctcatccaggggaactccagcgtgtcctggtcCTGGGACACGCCCACAACCCCTGAGCCAGGAGGCATCCTAATCAGACCACGTGGACCGGCTGCTTTCGATGTGgatgagcagcagctctactctgagcccagCTTGAATGACTCTTCACCAGGACGGACACCctccacatcactgcagctgtgGCCCCAATCCACCCATCTCTCGTTCAACTCTTCGCTCGTGAACAACACACTCCTCAACGTGGGGCACCAACTCATCCCTGAtgcagagtgggcactccacccttttctggctgaggatcGTGGCCACAGAGGTGGTGACTCTCATTTCTGCCACTCCACACTCAGCTGTGATTCGCTCCAGTGAGAGCTGGAGGCCACCAGCTGATGGCTGACCAAGCCCGACAGGACCCCGACAGGACCCCTCTTCTTCCATTTCATCtggttttatttgtcatttttcaggCACTTAGGTGACCTAAGATgtagttctttgtttttttcaagaaacaaaaacaaaaagtaaatcaaaaattaactaattaatcATTTTAGTTGCACTTATATCCACACCTGAGGGActtatttgcatgttttataTACAAACTTCCAACAGTAACATAAACTGTCAGATgatgaagtaaaatataaaatacagtgAAGCAACAACAGAGAGAGGAATAAAAGGGAAGACAAAAACACCTCTGCTCTctacaggaagggccagagtctCAAGAGGTTTTACAACATCTGTCGGACAATGCTCAGGATCTTTTGTGGTCAGTGCTATCCTCTGTGCTGTTGCATGCACAGGAGCATGCTCAGTGAGAGGCTGAGATTACCCACAATGCACCACTGAATGACACAGGAagtcattcctgcctgtggccatctccctgtacaactcctccatctaacacactgtaaacactgctaCAGCTACAGCCTTTTGCACCCACTGTTTTCTTATTCGGTAAAGTTGCTGTCtattttcttgatatttatttataatcacatcTGTCAACCCTGGATATTTATTATTTGgtgatttgtatatattgtgctattcctTATATTGTATTGTTAAATAGTCCAGTCTGTTTTTGTTAGTGTTACTGTACTGGAGCACCTGTAACCCAGATAATTTCCCTagagattaataaagtatgctgattCTGAAAAGCTCGAGTAAAGCAGGCGACCTGTGAGTTGTAATCTACTCAAGTACAATATGGAGTAAATGTACTTAGTTACAttccaccactgaaaaattaaatctccaaattacttttttctaatttaagcaaactcaaataaactgtgctgatcagctttttGAATGAAAACTTGTTGTTGATAAAAACTGAGTTCAGGCTACTTATGTTCAATTAAAGACAATATTAGGTTTATCAGTTTACCACTCCAGCTTAGTCGACTCTGTGGAGTCTTTTAAAAGCAGTTGAATACTTTCTGTTTAATCCAGCCTTCTGCTCATATTCTTtcattatttgtgttttttttaaggtgattctttgtttattgtgttgTAATTGTTGTTCAGTGCTTTATTATGACCGTTGGTCTGTGAAAAGAACATTATAAATTAACTTTATTTACTTACTaaatgaaaacactgcaaacatgATGCATGTTGGAAGGAAACTTCTCTGCTGTGGCAACACCACCAACCTATATGACGACATGAAGAGCacgaaaaagaaggaaagaagaagCAGCGACAGACAGCCCCTGGCAAAGAAACTCCAACTGGAAACACTCAAACAGACTTTCAGCTCTATTTTATTACCGAACACACAGAAACGTTCACATTCCAGCGCTCCAAAAATcccactttcaaaataaaagctgaacgatgtgtttttttgtgttgtgaTTATTGTGGTAAAAGGGACGCTTTCCGCGGGTCCGTGCTTCCGGAGGAAGCGGAACCTTACTGCTGTGCCCTCCGCTCTCCGTCGGAGCGGTTTAAGCGGCGCACCGCGGTGACAGCTCGGAGCAGTTGTTGAAGGTCCGCGAGGAAGATGAGCACCAAACAGGTGACCTGCAGGTGAgggtgcgtgcgtgtgtgcgtgtgtgcgtatgtgtctGACCTGTTTGAGTGTCGTCGGGTGTCGCGCTGGTGTGACCCGGATGTCCGCGGACTGTTAGCCTCGAGCTAATGTTTTTAGCTGTTAGCTCCGCACTCGCCTGTCCTCGTCAGCGCGTGCAGCTCTAACTCTAACTGATCGATTACTAATCAGTGATTCCAGGTGTGTTTAAGTGAAAGCTGAGACTAATCAGCTTCTCCAGGATCGACACTAATGATTTAAAGTCACGTAAAGAGCTGCAGCTTTAAATCAGAGGGTCAGACTCACCTCAGGGTCACGTGAGTGTTCCCTCCTGCGAAAATGAAGGCGGTCGCTGATGGCTTGAAACTTCAACAACAAGCACAGGAACACCGAAGCTGGTCCGAGTCTGAGCGCTCTCCGGTAGTTGCTAGGTTACAGGGGGTGGGACGCAAACAAACTGtcaaacagccaatcagaaggct
This genomic interval from Oreochromis niloticus isolate F11D_XX linkage group LG5, O_niloticus_UMD_NMBU, whole genome shotgun sequence contains the following:
- the LOC100703484 gene encoding MKRN2 opposite strand protein, encoding MESSVIRLTHCQKEIFCFSVPEECPSCGEELRGSRLQEAPVSLPSPFTNGHKTSCCLLVAPAHDNLDRDFDGAADLHTGISNTKGVVYNYTRGGVRRDQSGWERSVSVPLVRPDMFHLLAQWDQYLERFSDGPMWDPAWHRFDENNHNCFSFCLHFVNGVLAAEGRGTLSRDDFTHTFILPRMRRVSKYTTLYRHIQKHQFYTVDRQQHAQGAEPSS